A DNA window from Mytilus edulis chromosome 14, xbMytEdul2.2, whole genome shotgun sequence contains the following coding sequences:
- the LOC139504378 gene encoding uncharacterized protein translates to MVTKEEENFLRIVYLNYSVAIRALTTFFDKLHPDLSADIHITGNKASLKQLLNPPPGRKRVLYQGQWDILYPPTDGRKIPEAIKGLDNSQASIESLKDAKTKMLDNSIAQRLSTQIQLETKVSNLQDELEQILIYIDNDVQEKRELKQRTTNLEETIKIKGGNLERLFGKSKENIGILYERLNSSDSEVDTLKTKSELLQNEWKKQEKDHIPIHIRAQHEQEISDWEQDKNTFVETRATDHILESLHSNHCIVVTGSSGCGKSSNIHHAALHLRDKYGYEIIPVFTGPSDITNYYKTSKPQVFVVDDICGKETINKLTLQIWRDYSENLGKIFLNEKNKIVNTNSSEVSGQKLLISCRLHIYKESQFQRITLLTKTECNILSSDLCLLPKERMFIMQKYLPDNIIDTLMPFVGDLDFFPLLCKMSKNKTLHEVKKLFTDPVDIIERNIHCIISESKLQFCAIVLCIVFDDGFRTDWLKLTSAPETKRAKLEYIVKEFDIDLTKEMSRNYLKDCFRTLNGTYLKQKGTKYIMIHDKIYKMAAIICGQQLTECFIKYTPSVFIRDHFIFESVTEVQTNDDLIVISKDQEEEYFERLLCDLKQHVITSTFHNSQLIFKSFIEKFIIFFGRNDDAKALLNKLEVVVGVISRDDEQQIYRLMSTFSTTPLIEAAAGGYFEIVKFLIVDINCDLNKCDSYGSRTGRSALHMASEKGHLDVVQLLLKNNAEVSRCNEVLESSLFVACKRGHTDIVRQLLQGKADVNQCNCYRESPLVVACKGGHTDIVKLLLMNNADVILCNDEEESPLFLACDRGHKDIVELLLENNADVSQCNIYKDSPLYVACQRGRTDIVKLLLQNDADVSECYSDGDSPLLVACEEGHTETLEFLLQNYSKFLSHDIDGEFLLYVACIEGHDNTVEMLLKHNANVVQWEIDEEYLALLLRVALQNGHDKTGDILLSYIADYLQSISY, encoded by the exons ATGGTAACAAAAGAGGAAGAGAACTTTCTACGTATTGTGTATCTAAACTACAGCGTAGCCATTAGAGCACTAACAACATTCTTTGATAAACTACACCCAGACTTATCGGCTGATATACATATCACAGGGAACAAAGCTTCACTCAAACAGCTGCTAAATCCACCTCCTGGTAGAAAACGTGTTCTCTATCAAGGACAATGGGATATTCTTTATCCTCCAACAG atgggcgaaagataccagag GCCATTAAAGGTCTTGATAATTCACAAGCTTCTATCGAAAGTTTAAAGGATGCTAAAACAAAGATGCTAGATAATTCAATAGCACAAAGATTGTCTACTCAAATACAACTCGAAACGAAAGTTTCGAATCTTCAAGATGAGTTGgagcaaattttaatatatattgacaatgatgttcAAGAAAAGAGGGAACTTAAACAGCGAACAACAAATCTAGAAGAAACGATAAAGATAAAGGGAGGCAATCTAGAAAGACTTTTTGGCAAAAGTAAAGAAAACATAGGTATATTATATGAACGACTGAATAGTAGTGATAGTGAAGTTGACACCCTTAAAACAAAATCAG AATTATTACAGAACGAATGGAAAAAACAAGAGAAAGATCATATTCCAATCCATATTCGAG cgCAACATGAACAAGAAATATCGGACTGGGAACAAGACAAAAATACGTTTGTTGAAACCAGAGCAACTGATCACATACTAGAATCTTTACATTCCAACCATTGTATAGTTGTTACAGGGAGCTCAGGTTGTGGGAAATCTTCAAACATACACCATGCTGCCTTACATTTACGTGACAAGTATGGATATGAGATAATACCGGTTTTTACAGGACCATCAGATATAACAAACTATTATAAAACAAGTAAACCCCAAGTGTTTGTCGTAGATGACATTTGCGGAAAGGAAACAATCAACAAACTCACATTACAGATCTGGAGAGATTATTCCGAAAATTtgggaaaaatatttttaaatgaaaaaaataaaatagtgaaTACAAATTCTTCAGAGGTTTCAGGTCAAAAACTACTGATTTCCTGTAGACTACATATATACAAAGAATCACAGTTTCAACGTATTACATTATTGACCAAAACAGAATGCAATATATTATCATCAGATTTGTGTCTGCTGCCAAAAGAAAGAATGTTCATTATGCAAAAATACCTTCCGGATAATATTATTGACACGCTAATGCCATTCGTCGGGGATCTTGATTTTTTTCCCTTACtctgtaaaatgtcaaaaaacaaaacattacatgAAGTCAAGAAACTTTTTACAGATCCTGTAGATATTATTGAAAGGAACATACACTGTATAATTTCCGAAAGCAAATTGCAATTCTGTGCTATTGTTCTGTGTATCGTATTTGATGATGGATTCAGAACAGATTGGCTAAAATTAACATCAGCTCCAGAGACGAAGAGAGCAAAACTTGAATATATAGTTAAAGAGTTTGATATAGACTTAACGAAAGAAATGTcaagaaattatttaaaagacTGTTTCAGAACCTTAAATGGAacctatttaaaacaaaaaggtaCAAAGTACATAATGATACATGACAAAATCTATAAAATGGCAGCTATTATATGTGGGCAGCAACTTACAGAATGTTTTATCAAATATACCCCTTCTGTATTTATAAGGGATCATTTTATTTTCGAATCTGTAACGGAAGTTCAAACAAATGATGACTTAATAGTTATTTCCAAGGACCAAGAAGAAGAATATTTTGAACGATTGTTATGTGACTTAAAACAGCATGTCATTACAAGTACATTCCATAATTCACAGTTAATATTCAAGTCATTCAtcgaaaagtttataattttttttgggcGGAATGATGATGCAAAAGCATTACTTAATAAGCTTGAGGTAGTTGTAGGCGTAATATCGAGAGACGATGAACAACAAATATATAGGTTAATGTCAACTTTTAGTACAACACCTTTAATTGAAGCAGCAGCAGGTGGCTACTTTGAAATCGTTAAGTttcttattgttgatattaactGTGATTTAAACAAGTGCGATTCATACGGAAGTAGAACAGGTAGGTCGGCTTTACATATGGCATCTGAGAAAGGACATTTAGACGTAGTGCAACTGTTATTAAAAAACAATGCAGAAGTTTCCCGGTGTAATGAGGTTCTAGAGTCTTCATTGTTTGTGGCATGTAAAAGAGGACATACAGATATTGTAAGACAACTACTGCAGGGGAAGGCTGATGTAAATCAGTGTAACTGTTATAGAGAGTCTCCACTTGTTGTGGCCTGTAAGGGAGGACACACAGATATAGTGAAACTATTACTTATGAATAATGCTGATGTCATTTTATGTAATGATGAGGAAGAGTCCCCATTGTTTCTTGCCTGTGATAGAGGTCATAAAGATATAGTAGAACTGTTACTGGAGAATAATGCTGATGTTTCTCAATGTAACATCTATAAAGATTCACCACTGTATGTGGCCTGTCAAAGAGGACGTACAGATATAGTAAAACTGTTACTACAGAACGATGCTGACGTCTCTGAGTGTTACAGTGATGGTGATTCTCCATTGTTAGTGGCCTGCGAAGAAGGGCATACAGAAACATTAGAATTTCTACTCCAAAACTATTCGAAATTCCTTTCGCATGACATTGATGGAGAATTTTTATTGTATGTGGCCTGTATTGAAGGACATGATAACACAGTGGAAATGTTACTGAAACACAATGCTAATGTCGTTCAGTGGGAGATTGATGAGGAATATCTTGCATTACTATTACGTGTGGCCTTACAGAACGGACATGACAAAACAGGAGACATTTTACTGTCATACATTGCTGATTATCTTCAGAGTATTAGTTATTGA